A region from the Shumkonia mesophila genome encodes:
- the mnmA gene encoding tRNA 2-thiouridine(34) synthase MnmA: MNSLGIDKPPRETRVVVAMSGGVDSSVTAALLAEEGYDVVGVTMQLYDHGEATGRPGTCCAGKDIHDARQVADAIGISHYVVNYEDRFRTAVIDDFADTYLRGETPIPCVRCNQTVKFRDLLGAAGDLAADALVTGHYVRWQRGAAGPELLRGADHGRDQSYFLFATTRQQLSFLRFPLGAMDKGTTREHARRLGLPVAAKPDSQDICFVPTGGYAAVVEKLRPGATEPGDIVDLGGNVLARHDGIIHYTVGQRRGLGIGGGAPLYVVRLEPEARRVVVGPAEALLTGRLAVREVNWLGDGDGPPETGVRVAVKLRSTQPLTAATVFGRDGGMAEVALDTPQAGVAPGQACVFYDGERMLGGGWIVRS; this comes from the coding sequence ATGAACAGCCTGGGAATCGATAAGCCGCCGCGCGAAACCCGTGTCGTCGTCGCCATGTCGGGCGGCGTCGACAGTTCGGTGACGGCCGCCCTCCTGGCCGAGGAAGGCTACGACGTCGTCGGCGTCACCATGCAGCTTTACGACCACGGCGAGGCGACCGGGCGTCCCGGCACCTGCTGCGCCGGCAAGGACATCCACGACGCCCGGCAGGTCGCCGACGCCATCGGCATTTCCCATTACGTGGTCAATTACGAGGATCGCTTCCGCACCGCGGTCATCGACGATTTCGCCGACACCTATCTGCGCGGCGAAACGCCCATTCCCTGCGTGCGCTGCAACCAAACGGTCAAGTTCCGCGACCTGTTGGGCGCGGCCGGCGATCTTGCCGCCGACGCGCTGGTCACCGGCCATTACGTGCGCTGGCAACGGGGCGCCGCCGGCCCCGAACTGCTGCGCGGCGCCGACCATGGCCGCGACCAGAGCTATTTCCTGTTCGCCACCACCCGCCAGCAGCTTTCCTTCCTGCGCTTCCCGCTGGGCGCCATGGACAAGGGCACGACCCGCGAGCACGCCCGGCGCTTGGGCCTGCCGGTGGCCGCCAAGCCCGACAGCCAGGACATCTGCTTCGTGCCCACCGGCGGCTATGCCGCGGTCGTCGAGAAGCTGCGGCCGGGCGCCACCGAGCCGGGCGACATCGTCGATCTTGGGGGCAACGTGCTGGCCCGTCACGACGGCATCATCCACTACACCGTCGGCCAGCGGCGCGGCCTCGGCATCGGCGGCGGGGCGCCGCTTTATGTTGTGCGCCTGGAGCCCGAGGCGAGGCGCGTCGTCGTCGGTCCGGCCGAGGCGCTGCTGACCGGCAGGCTTGCCGTGCGCGAGGTCAACTGGCTGGGCGACGGCGACGGGCCACCGGAGACGGGGGTCAGGGTCGCGGTCAAGCTGCGCTCCACCCAGCCGCTCACCGCCGCCACCGTGTTCGGCCGCGACGGCGGCATGGCCGAGGTGGCGCTGGACACCCCCCAGGCCGGCGTCGCCCCCGGCCAGGCCTGCGTCTTCTACGACGGCGAGCGCATGCTGGGCGGCGGTTGGATCGTGCGTTCCTAG
- a CDS encoding type II toxin-antitoxin system Phd/YefM family antitoxin, which translates to MGHVSYTEFRQNLASFMDDVCEGRAPLTVTRQKGRSVVVISEEEYESLVETFHLLKSPANARRLSGAVAALDAGQGVERDPIE; encoded by the coding sequence ATGGGACACGTCAGCTACACCGAATTTCGCCAGAACCTTGCGAGTTTCATGGACGACGTCTGCGAGGGGCGAGCTCCCCTCACGGTCACCCGCCAGAAGGGCCGCTCCGTCGTGGTGATTTCCGAGGAGGAGTATGAAAGCCTCGTCGAGACCTTCCATCTGCTCAAGAGCCCGGCGAACGCCCGGCGCCTGTCGGGCGCCGTCGCCGCTCTTGATGCCGGCCAGGGTGTCGAGCGCGATCCCATCGAATGA
- a CDS encoding Txe/YoeB family addiction module toxin — protein MKLVWAPQAWEDYLHWQEDDREIVGKINDLIKDATRSPFRGLGKPEPLKGSLQGWWSRRITGEHRFVYRVTGAGDAKALEIAQCRYHY, from the coding sequence ATGAAGCTCGTCTGGGCGCCGCAGGCCTGGGAGGACTACCTGCATTGGCAGGAAGACGACCGGGAAATCGTCGGCAAGATCAACGACCTCATCAAGGATGCCACACGGAGCCCTTTCCGGGGGCTCGGAAAACCGGAACCCTTGAAGGGAAGCCTTCAGGGCTGGTGGTCCCGGCGCATCACGGGCGAGCATCGGTTCGTCTATCGCGTCACCGGCGCCGGCGATGCCAAGGCGCTCGAGATCGCTCAGTGCCGGTACCATTACTGA
- a CDS encoding phenylacetate--CoA ligase family protein, which yields MDVFDAAESLDRQAIEALQLERLRETLGRVAAVPLYAERLAAANLSAASLRSLADFRRLPFTTKDDLRAAYPSRMLARPMSEMVRVHTSSGTTGTAIAIFHTRNDIAVWADLMARCMHMVGLRSSDVFQNASGYGLFTGGLGIHAGAERLGCCTIPAGAGNTHRQIQLIRDFGVTGLHIIPSYALYLAEALEHEGIDPDALGLRIALIGAEPHSEEVRRRIEAGLGVKAYNSYGLSEMNGPGVAFECVEQAGMHVWEDAFLFEVIDPESGEPVADGEIGELVMTTLMREGMPILRYRTRDLTRILPGPCACGRTHRRIDRITGRADDMLILKGVNIYPMQIEKVLMTFAEIGKNYQIVLEREGVVERIRVRAAVGAEVLKGSAGALEALRRKITAGLHDEILVTPTVELVAETEVPRAEGKARRVVDLRGQ from the coding sequence ATGGACGTGTTCGACGCCGCCGAAAGCCTGGACCGCCAGGCCATCGAGGCCCTGCAACTCGAGCGCCTGCGCGAAACCCTGGGCCGCGTCGCCGCCGTTCCCCTTTATGCCGAACGTCTGGCGGCGGCGAACCTTTCGGCCGCCAGCCTGCGCTCGCTGGCCGATTTCCGGCGCCTGCCTTTCACCACCAAGGACGACCTGCGCGCCGCCTATCCGTCCCGCATGCTGGCTCGCCCGATGAGCGAGATGGTGCGGGTCCATACCTCGAGCGGCACCACCGGCACCGCCATCGCCATCTTCCATACCCGCAACGACATCGCGGTGTGGGCCGACCTCATGGCCCGCTGCATGCATATGGTCGGCCTGCGTTCCAGCGACGTCTTCCAGAACGCCTCGGGCTATGGGCTGTTCACCGGCGGGCTCGGCATCCACGCCGGGGCCGAGCGGCTGGGCTGCTGCACCATTCCGGCGGGGGCGGGCAACACCCATCGCCAGATCCAGCTGATCCGCGATTTCGGCGTCACCGGCCTGCACATCATCCCGTCCTATGCCCTCTACTTGGCCGAAGCCCTGGAGCACGAGGGGATCGATCCCGACGCGCTGGGCCTGCGCATCGCGCTGATCGGCGCCGAGCCGCACAGCGAGGAGGTGCGCCGGCGCATCGAGGCCGGCCTCGGGGTCAAGGCCTACAATTCCTATGGGCTGTCCGAGATGAACGGCCCCGGCGTCGCCTTCGAGTGCGTCGAGCAGGCCGGCATGCACGTGTGGGAGGACGCCTTCCTGTTCGAGGTGATCGATCCCGAAAGCGGCGAGCCGGTCGCCGACGGCGAAATCGGCGAACTGGTGATGACGACGCTGATGCGCGAAGGCATGCCGATCCTGCGCTACCGCACCCGCGATCTTACCCGCATCCTGCCCGGCCCGTGCGCCTGCGGGCGGACGCATCGGCGGATCGACCGTATCACCGGGCGGGCCGACGACATGCTGATCCTCAAGGGGGTCAACATCTACCCCATGCAGATCGAGAAGGTGCTGATGACCTTCGCCGAGATCGGCAAGAACTATCAGATCGTGCTGGAGCGCGAAGGGGTGGTCGAGCGCATCCGGGTGCGCGCCGCGGTGGGGGCCGAGGTGCTCAAGGGCAGCGCCGGGGCGCTGGAGGCCCTGCGCCGGAAAATCACCGCCGGCCTGCACGACGAGATCCTGGTGACGCCGACGGTCGAACTGGTCGCCGAAACCGAGGTGCCGCGCGCCGAGGGCAAGGCCAGGCGGGTGGTCGACCTCAGGGGGCAATAG